Proteins found in one Numida meleagris isolate 19003 breed g44 Domestic line chromosome 25, NumMel1.0, whole genome shotgun sequence genomic segment:
- the ETV7 gene encoding transcription factor ETV7 isoform X3: MQGEVTLGSSSSVAAASLPPRGRHTPAGEGHGLALPGRLRIQPSLWSKDDVIHWLRWAEREYSLQQTDESKFEMNGKALCILTKDDFRFRAPGSGDVLYELFQYIKTQRTALMYSPLLNSPFQEAKSTGEGLWKMSRDPSQCSTRISLAGMGGGAEAALVAPSPCLGHTELSPSRSRHEPLNLSHPSTEGGCRADPICSFPAAPSAPVNGKIADCRLLWDYIYQLLSDSRYEPYIKWEDEEAKVFRIVNPNGLAHLWGNHKNRMNMTYEKMSRALRHYYKLNIIKREPGQKLLFRFLKSPGEIIQEKSCRLEQLENEEHEELREEPLEDSAQETTEGCVCSAARGDLCSAGKCQHLLLSAQEAAGGVLDSKTCLEPKL, from the exons atGCAG GGTGAAGTGACACTCGGCTCTTCCAGCTCGGTGGCTGCGGCTTCGCTCCCACCCCGGGGCAGGCACACCCCAGCCGGCGAGGGGCACGGCTTGGCACTGCCCGGCAGGCTGA GAATCCAGCCCTCGCTGTGGAGCAAGGACGATGTCATCCACTGGCTCAGGTGGGCAGAGAGAGAGTATTCCCTTCAGCAAACGGACGAAAGCAAGTTTGAAATGAACGGCAAAGCCCTGTGCATCCTCACCAAGGACGACTTCAGATTCCGCGCTCCTGGCTCAG GCGACGTGTTGTACGAGTTGTTCCAGTACATTAAGACTCAGAGGACAGCTCTGATGTACAGCCCTTTGCTGAATTCACCCTTCCAAGAGGCCAAGAGCACGGGGGAAG GGCTCTGGAAGATGTCCCGGGACCCATCTCAGTGCAGCACGAGGATTTCCCTTGCAGGGATGGGCGGTGGTGCAGAGGCTGCCCTGGTTGCTCCCTCCCCCTGCCTGGGGCACACTGAGCTGTCCCCATCCCGCAGCCGCCACGAGCCCCTGAACCTCTCCCATCCCAGCACTGagggtggctgcagggcagacCCCATCTGCTCTTTTCCTGCAGCCCCATCAGCACCAGTGAATGGGAAAATAGCAG actgcaggctgctgtgggaTTACATCTACCAGCTCCTGTCCGACAGCCGCTATGAGCCCTACATCAAGTGGGAGGACGAGGAGGCCAAGGTCTTCCGCATCGTTAACCCCAATGGACTTGCCCATCTCTGGGGGAACCACAAG aacCGGATGAACATGACGTACGAGAAGATGTCCCGAGCGCTCAGGCATTACTACAAGCTTAACATCATCAAAAGGGAGCCGGGGCAGAAGCTGCTGTTCAG ATTTCTGAAGAGTCCCGGGGAGATCATCCAGGAGAAATCCTgcaggctggagcagctggaaaaCGAGGAGCACGAGGAGCTCAGGGAAGAGCCCCTGGAGGATTCAGCGCAGGAAACCACGGAGGGTTGTGTTTGCAGCGCTGCGCGGGGGGACttgtgctctgctgggaagtgccagcacctcctgctctctgcacaGGAGGCGGCAGGGGGGGTCCTGGATTCCAAAACTTGCCTTGAGCCAAAGCTGTGA
- the ETV7 gene encoding transcription factor ETV7 isoform X2: MQGEVTLGSSSSVAAASLPPRGRHTPAGEGHGLALPGRLSEWGIQPSLWSKDDVIHWLRWAEREYSLQQTDESKFEMNGKALCILTKDDFRFRAPGSGDVLYELFQYIKTQRTALMYSPLLNSPFQEAKSTGEGLWKMSRDPSQCSTRISLAGMGGGAEAALVAPSPCLGHTELSPSRSRHEPLNLSHPSTEGGCRADPICSFPAAPSAPVNGKIADCRLLWDYIYQLLSDSRYEPYIKWEDEEAKVFRIVNPNGLAHLWGNHKNRMNMTYEKMSRALRHYYKLNIIKREPGQKLLFRFLKSPGEIIQEKSCRLEQLENEEHEELREEPLEDSAQETTEGCVCSAARGDLCSAGKCQHLLLSAQEAAGGVLDSKTCLEPKL, encoded by the exons atGCAG GGTGAAGTGACACTCGGCTCTTCCAGCTCGGTGGCTGCGGCTTCGCTCCCACCCCGGGGCAGGCACACCCCAGCCGGCGAGGGGCACGGCTTGGCACTGCCCGGCAGGCTGAGTGAGTGGG GAATCCAGCCCTCGCTGTGGAGCAAGGACGATGTCATCCACTGGCTCAGGTGGGCAGAGAGAGAGTATTCCCTTCAGCAAACGGACGAAAGCAAGTTTGAAATGAACGGCAAAGCCCTGTGCATCCTCACCAAGGACGACTTCAGATTCCGCGCTCCTGGCTCAG GCGACGTGTTGTACGAGTTGTTCCAGTACATTAAGACTCAGAGGACAGCTCTGATGTACAGCCCTTTGCTGAATTCACCCTTCCAAGAGGCCAAGAGCACGGGGGAAG GGCTCTGGAAGATGTCCCGGGACCCATCTCAGTGCAGCACGAGGATTTCCCTTGCAGGGATGGGCGGTGGTGCAGAGGCTGCCCTGGTTGCTCCCTCCCCCTGCCTGGGGCACACTGAGCTGTCCCCATCCCGCAGCCGCCACGAGCCCCTGAACCTCTCCCATCCCAGCACTGagggtggctgcagggcagacCCCATCTGCTCTTTTCCTGCAGCCCCATCAGCACCAGTGAATGGGAAAATAGCAG actgcaggctgctgtgggaTTACATCTACCAGCTCCTGTCCGACAGCCGCTATGAGCCCTACATCAAGTGGGAGGACGAGGAGGCCAAGGTCTTCCGCATCGTTAACCCCAATGGACTTGCCCATCTCTGGGGGAACCACAAG aacCGGATGAACATGACGTACGAGAAGATGTCCCGAGCGCTCAGGCATTACTACAAGCTTAACATCATCAAAAGGGAGCCGGGGCAGAAGCTGCTGTTCAG ATTTCTGAAGAGTCCCGGGGAGATCATCCAGGAGAAATCCTgcaggctggagcagctggaaaaCGAGGAGCACGAGGAGCTCAGGGAAGAGCCCCTGGAGGATTCAGCGCAGGAAACCACGGAGGGTTGTGTTTGCAGCGCTGCGCGGGGGGACttgtgctctgctgggaagtgccagcacctcctgctctctgcacaGGAGGCGGCAGGGGGGGTCCTGGATTCCAAAACTTGCCTTGAGCCAAAGCTGTGA
- the ETV7 gene encoding transcription factor ETV7 isoform X4, whose translation MNGKALCILTKDDFRFRAPGSGDVLYELFQYIKTQRTALMYSPLLNSPFQEAKSTGEGLWKMSRDPSQCSTRISLAGMGGGAEAALVAPSPCLGHTELSPSRSRHEPLNLSHPSTEGGCRADPICSFPAAPSAPVNGKIADCRLLWDYIYQLLSDSRYEPYIKWEDEEAKVFRIVNPNGLAHLWGNHKNRMNMTYEKMSRALRHYYKLNIIKREPGQKLLFRFLKSPGEIIQEKSCRLEQLENEEHEELREEPLEDSAQETTEGCVCSAARGDLCSAGKCQHLLLSAQEAAGGVLDSKTCLEPKL comes from the exons ATGAACGGCAAAGCCCTGTGCATCCTCACCAAGGACGACTTCAGATTCCGCGCTCCTGGCTCAG GCGACGTGTTGTACGAGTTGTTCCAGTACATTAAGACTCAGAGGACAGCTCTGATGTACAGCCCTTTGCTGAATTCACCCTTCCAAGAGGCCAAGAGCACGGGGGAAG GGCTCTGGAAGATGTCCCGGGACCCATCTCAGTGCAGCACGAGGATTTCCCTTGCAGGGATGGGCGGTGGTGCAGAGGCTGCCCTGGTTGCTCCCTCCCCCTGCCTGGGGCACACTGAGCTGTCCCCATCCCGCAGCCGCCACGAGCCCCTGAACCTCTCCCATCCCAGCACTGagggtggctgcagggcagacCCCATCTGCTCTTTTCCTGCAGCCCCATCAGCACCAGTGAATGGGAAAATAGCAG actgcaggctgctgtgggaTTACATCTACCAGCTCCTGTCCGACAGCCGCTATGAGCCCTACATCAAGTGGGAGGACGAGGAGGCCAAGGTCTTCCGCATCGTTAACCCCAATGGACTTGCCCATCTCTGGGGGAACCACAAG aacCGGATGAACATGACGTACGAGAAGATGTCCCGAGCGCTCAGGCATTACTACAAGCTTAACATCATCAAAAGGGAGCCGGGGCAGAAGCTGCTGTTCAG ATTTCTGAAGAGTCCCGGGGAGATCATCCAGGAGAAATCCTgcaggctggagcagctggaaaaCGAGGAGCACGAGGAGCTCAGGGAAGAGCCCCTGGAGGATTCAGCGCAGGAAACCACGGAGGGTTGTGTTTGCAGCGCTGCGCGGGGGGACttgtgctctgctgggaagtgccagcacctcctgctctctgcacaGGAGGCGGCAGGGGGGGTCCTGGATTCCAAAACTTGCCTTGAGCCAAAGCTGTGA
- the ETV7 gene encoding transcription factor ETV7 isoform X1, giving the protein MRLISFPQGEVTLGSSSSVAAASLPPRGRHTPAGEGHGLALPGRLSEWGIQPSLWSKDDVIHWLRWAEREYSLQQTDESKFEMNGKALCILTKDDFRFRAPGSGDVLYELFQYIKTQRTALMYSPLLNSPFQEAKSTGEGLWKMSRDPSQCSTRISLAGMGGGAEAALVAPSPCLGHTELSPSRSRHEPLNLSHPSTEGGCRADPICSFPAAPSAPVNGKIADCRLLWDYIYQLLSDSRYEPYIKWEDEEAKVFRIVNPNGLAHLWGNHKNRMNMTYEKMSRALRHYYKLNIIKREPGQKLLFRFLKSPGEIIQEKSCRLEQLENEEHEELREEPLEDSAQETTEGCVCSAARGDLCSAGKCQHLLLSAQEAAGGVLDSKTCLEPKL; this is encoded by the exons ATGCGTTTAATCTCTTTTCCCCAGGGTGAAGTGACACTCGGCTCTTCCAGCTCGGTGGCTGCGGCTTCGCTCCCACCCCGGGGCAGGCACACCCCAGCCGGCGAGGGGCACGGCTTGGCACTGCCCGGCAGGCTGAGTGAGTGGG GAATCCAGCCCTCGCTGTGGAGCAAGGACGATGTCATCCACTGGCTCAGGTGGGCAGAGAGAGAGTATTCCCTTCAGCAAACGGACGAAAGCAAGTTTGAAATGAACGGCAAAGCCCTGTGCATCCTCACCAAGGACGACTTCAGATTCCGCGCTCCTGGCTCAG GCGACGTGTTGTACGAGTTGTTCCAGTACATTAAGACTCAGAGGACAGCTCTGATGTACAGCCCTTTGCTGAATTCACCCTTCCAAGAGGCCAAGAGCACGGGGGAAG GGCTCTGGAAGATGTCCCGGGACCCATCTCAGTGCAGCACGAGGATTTCCCTTGCAGGGATGGGCGGTGGTGCAGAGGCTGCCCTGGTTGCTCCCTCCCCCTGCCTGGGGCACACTGAGCTGTCCCCATCCCGCAGCCGCCACGAGCCCCTGAACCTCTCCCATCCCAGCACTGagggtggctgcagggcagacCCCATCTGCTCTTTTCCTGCAGCCCCATCAGCACCAGTGAATGGGAAAATAGCAG actgcaggctgctgtgggaTTACATCTACCAGCTCCTGTCCGACAGCCGCTATGAGCCCTACATCAAGTGGGAGGACGAGGAGGCCAAGGTCTTCCGCATCGTTAACCCCAATGGACTTGCCCATCTCTGGGGGAACCACAAG aacCGGATGAACATGACGTACGAGAAGATGTCCCGAGCGCTCAGGCATTACTACAAGCTTAACATCATCAAAAGGGAGCCGGGGCAGAAGCTGCTGTTCAG ATTTCTGAAGAGTCCCGGGGAGATCATCCAGGAGAAATCCTgcaggctggagcagctggaaaaCGAGGAGCACGAGGAGCTCAGGGAAGAGCCCCTGGAGGATTCAGCGCAGGAAACCACGGAGGGTTGTGTTTGCAGCGCTGCGCGGGGGGACttgtgctctgctgggaagtgccagcacctcctgctctctgcacaGGAGGCGGCAGGGGGGGTCCTGGATTCCAAAACTTGCCTTGAGCCAAAGCTGTGA
- the LOC110388077 gene encoding apoptosis facilitator Bcl-2-like protein 14, which produces MESKTRVVPAEQQRWDAAWQPSGSILSLDRQGAKKVLEIYVRRSLSCCENTQAAKERLQERARARGRKAAGLQRSESDFGKYSHAKRSPKKEQEEAAKELGLEEDVVEESKALAPGEDPKAEPEPKRKSTKSPPQGKAQRTWFKSFLNLLFKKSPEEQKENTGQKTKEKDARTPYSSKTEGARRPRADTTTSPTLGKAPRRRPSLKKVFSFKKHAEEECGEVGARAKRPGCLPLRHVLASSPPEAEQPEGYYARVSEEVGLIVQGSGESKAQQPPGPTCTDGVDEAIREIVALLQEAGDKLDRQVREDARLRTFFRDMSYSSFKNLADAYVRREMTASRPNVNPQEIQFAFTVHLTAKVAGICNQAVNRIMGFGTRYLEDSFAPLSYSKVLQDRAKFSTDNCESPD; this is translated from the exons ATGGAGAG CAAAACGCGGGTTGTGCCCGCGGAGCAGCAGCGATGGGACGCGGCGTGGCAGCCGTCGGGATCCATCCTCTCGCTGGACAGGCAAGGGGCCAAGAAAGTGCTGGAGATCTACGTCAGGCGCTCATTGAGCTGCTGCGAGAACACGCAGGCGGCCAAGGAAAGGCTTCAGGAGAGAGCCAGGGCGCGAGGGAGGAAGGCAGCCGGGCTGCAAAGGTCAGAGAGCGACTTCGGCAAGTATTCGCACGCCAAGCGCAGCCCgaagaaggagcaggaggaggcagccaaggagctggggctggaggaggatgTGGTTGAGGAGAGCAAAGCGTTGGCTCCTGGGGAGGATCCCAAAGCGGAGCCGGAACCcaagaggaaaagcacaaagaGCCCTCCCCAGGGCAAGGCCCAGCGCACCTGGTTCAAGAGcttcttaaatctgctcttcAAGAAGAGTCCcgaggagcagaaggaaaacacgGGGCAAAAGACGAAGGAAAAAGATGCCAGAACTCcttacagcagcaaaacagaagggGCCAGGAGACCCAGAGCCGACACCACCACGTCCCCAACACTGGGCAAAGCCCCCAGGAGGAGACCCAGCCTCAAGAAGGTCTTCTCCTTCAAGAAGCATGCGGAGGAGGAGTGTGGGGAGGTGGGGGCCAGGGCCAAGCGCCCCGGCTGCCTCCCCCTGCGGCACGTCCTTGCGTCCAGCCCCCCAG AGGCCGAGCAGCCGGAGGGTTACTACGCGCGGGTCTCGGAGGAAGTCGGGCTGATCGTGCAGGGCAGCGGGGAGAGCAAGGCCCAGCAGCCGCCGGGGCCAACCTGCACCGATGGAGTCG ACGAAGCCATCAGAGAAATcgtggccctgctgcaggaagccGGAGACAAGCTGGACAGGCAG GTGAGGGAAGACGCGCGGCTGCGGACGTTCTTCAGAGACATGTCCTACAGCTCCTTCAAGAACCTGGCCGATGCCTACGTCCGCCGGGAGATGACGGCCAGCCGACCCAACGTCAACCCCCAGGAGATCCAGTTCGCCTTCACCGTGCACCTCACCGCCAAAGTGGCCGGCATCTGCAACCAGGCCGTGAACAGGATCATGGGCTTCGGCACCCGCTACCTGGAAGATTCGTTTGCGCCCTTGTCCTACAGCAAGGTCCTCCAG gacaGAGCAAAGTTCAGCACAGACAACTGCGAGAGCCCGGACTga